In Paucidesulfovibrio gracilis DSM 16080, a single genomic region encodes these proteins:
- a CDS encoding aconitate hydratase: MGENITRKIIGAHRLSGEMTPGSEIGLRIDQTLTQDATGTMACLQFEAVGLDRVQTELSVSYVDHNTLQMGFRNPDDHRYLRTMAARYGIVFSPPGTGICHQLHLENFARPGKTLIGSDSHTPTAGGVGSLAMGAGGLSVALAMAGEPYTISMPKVVRVQLTGRLSGWAAGKDVILELLRRLTVKGGVGKVFEFAGPGVASLTVPERATITNMGAELGATTSIFPSDERTREFFRIMGREDEWTELVADADAEYDETIEINLSDLEPLVAQPHMPDRVVPVRELAGLPVSQVAIGSCTNSSYADLKTTVQVLQGRRLPPETDLLVSPGSKQVLKMLAAEGLVEPLLDAGARLLECSCGPCIGMGGSPVSQGVSVRTFNRNFEGRSGTKDAQVYLASPQTAVNLALAGKFTDPAEWGAAPERVELPQTAPSIRHLFIFPPENGSDVEILRGPNIVPLEKFDALPEVIEAGVKLKVGDDITTDHILPAGAQITALRSNIPAISQYIFSRVDEQFVPRILEAGGGIILGGENYGQGSSREHAALGPRHLGVRAVIVKSLARIHRANLVNFGILPLLLVRPEDYDRLEQDSELRIRTAAIAPGATFEIEVSGAESVDVTNDLTEKELNIIKAGGLLNFVREASRA, translated from the coding sequence ATGGGCGAGAACATCACCAGAAAAATCATCGGCGCGCACCGGCTTTCCGGGGAGATGACGCCGGGAAGCGAGATCGGGCTTCGCATTGATCAAACGCTGACCCAGGATGCCACCGGAACCATGGCCTGCCTGCAATTCGAGGCCGTGGGCCTGGATCGGGTGCAGACCGAGCTTTCCGTCAGCTATGTGGACCACAACACGCTGCAAATGGGTTTTCGCAACCCGGACGACCACCGCTATCTGCGGACCATGGCCGCGCGCTACGGCATTGTGTTTTCCCCGCCCGGCACCGGGATTTGCCACCAGCTGCACCTGGAGAATTTTGCCCGCCCCGGCAAGACCTTGATCGGATCGGATTCCCATACGCCCACGGCGGGCGGCGTGGGCAGTCTGGCCATGGGGGCTGGCGGGCTTTCCGTGGCGCTGGCCATGGCCGGAGAACCGTATACCATTTCCATGCCCAAGGTGGTGCGCGTGCAGCTCACCGGCCGTCTTTCGGGCTGGGCCGCGGGCAAGGACGTAATCCTTGAACTTCTGCGTCGGCTCACGGTCAAGGGCGGCGTGGGCAAGGTTTTTGAGTTCGCCGGACCCGGCGTGGCCTCGCTCACCGTGCCTGAACGCGCCACCATCACCAACATGGGCGCGGAACTGGGAGCCACCACCTCCATCTTCCCCTCGGACGAGCGAACCCGCGAATTCTTCCGCATCATGGGCCGCGAGGACGAATGGACGGAATTGGTGGCGGATGCGGACGCGGAATATGACGAGACCATTGAGATCAACCTTTCTGACCTGGAACCGTTGGTGGCGCAGCCCCACATGCCCGACAGGGTGGTACCCGTGCGCGAACTGGCCGGGCTGCCCGTGAGCCAGGTGGCCATCGGCTCCTGTACCAACTCGTCCTATGCGGACCTGAAGACCACGGTCCAGGTGCTCCAGGGCCGACGTCTGCCGCCGGAAACCGATTTGCTGGTTTCCCCGGGGTCCAAGCAGGTGCTCAAGATGCTGGCCGCGGAAGGGCTGGTGGAACCGCTGCTGGACGCGGGGGCGCGGCTTTTGGAATGTTCCTGCGGACCCTGCATCGGCATGGGCGGCTCTCCGGTGAGCCAGGGCGTGAGCGTGCGCACCTTTAACCGCAACTTTGAGGGCCGGTCCGGCACCAAGGACGCCCAGGTCTATCTGGCCAGCCCCCAGACCGCCGTGAATCTGGCCCTGGCCGGAAAGTTCACGGACCCGGCCGAGTGGGGCGCGGCTCCCGAGCGGGTGGAATTGCCGCAAACCGCGCCCAGCATCCGGCATCTGTTCATTTTCCCGCCGGAGAACGGTTCTGACGTGGAAATCCTGCGCGGACCGAACATCGTCCCCCTGGAAAAGTTCGATGCCCTGCCCGAGGTGATCGAGGCAGGCGTCAAGCTCAAGGTCGGCGACGACATCACCACGGACCACATCCTCCCGGCCGGAGCGCAGATCACGGCCCTGCGGTCCAATATCCCGGCCATCAGCCAGTACATCTTCAGCCGGGTGGATGAGCAGTTCGTTCCCCGCATCCTTGAGGCCGGAGGCGGCATAATCCTGGGCGGGGAGAACTACGGCCAGGGTTCCAGCCGCGAACATGCGGCCCTCGGTCCCCGTCATCTGGGCGTGCGCGCCGTGATCGTCAAATCCCTGGCCCGGATTCACCGCGCCAACCTCGTGAACTTCGGCATCCTGCCCTTGCTGCTGGTGCGGCCTGAGGATTACGACCGTCTGGAACAGGACAGCGAGTTGCGCATCCGAACCGCGGCGATTGCGCCCGGCGCAACGTTTGAGATCGAGGTTTCCGGCGCGGAAAGCGTGGACGTGACAAATGATTTGACGGAAAAGGAACTGAATATTATCAAGGCAGGCGGTCTTTTGAACTTTGTGCGCGAGGCCTCGCGCGCCTAG
- a CDS encoding SurA N-terminal domain-containing protein — MLDKMRENAQSWGIKILFGIIILAFIFAFGSPQDSGETVVAYVNGDPIGVDDFQKSLPRTANQNPDIKRSVLFQMVNELLFQQVARENGITVSDAELVRQINANPQFQTNGAFDLERYKTIMGGHPEDFEHRQRLNLLMGKVNRFAALPAMPSQEQVRGLFLWQNEQAVVEYGAVNPLNFLNQVEAHADEIKAYYEKNQAAFTQPAKADFQYVTFTPAALAPNQTVTEEEIQTYYDEVGQTLISEKRYQFRHLLLPMGPQPTQEDFNALQKKMEGIQKRLEQGDAFQDLAKEFALAEDPAPGQAIWMKPAEMPQPVANALTGLENGEVSQPLVTKAGLQLVQLVDKELPRPLTLEEARPIIQKQLAQEKASKVLGDKLEETISQMNQGVELDQIAENLNLSIGESGPLTREELVAEFGLSDEAADTLVTLMDGTTTKTPLRLGNGGYLVARKTAELPEVVMPMEQVSEQIAADIRRKKAAELAKEKAEEILVQASKGQEPDLGVLSVSMHRSEPFVRSGQLQGIQVDPALTNEAFTVQPGNWLPSVYTSSAGFVVARLVEKLPASEELWEQQREGWKDAAREIYRREVYQAMGNSLFERANNQGGIELIRPDLLN, encoded by the coding sequence ATGCTCGACAAAATGCGGGAAAACGCCCAAAGCTGGGGCATTAAGATACTCTTCGGCATCATCATCCTTGCCTTTATCTTCGCCTTCGGCTCCCCTCAGGATTCCGGCGAAACCGTGGTGGCCTATGTGAACGGCGACCCCATCGGCGTGGACGATTTCCAGAAGAGTCTGCCGCGCACCGCGAACCAGAATCCGGACATCAAACGGTCCGTGCTGTTTCAAATGGTCAATGAACTGCTCTTCCAGCAGGTGGCCCGGGAAAACGGCATCACGGTTTCCGATGCGGAACTGGTCCGGCAGATCAACGCCAATCCCCAGTTTCAGACCAATGGCGCGTTCGACCTGGAACGCTATAAGACCATCATGGGGGGACACCCCGAAGACTTTGAACACCGTCAGCGGCTGAACCTGCTCATGGGCAAGGTCAACCGGTTCGCCGCGTTGCCCGCCATGCCCAGCCAGGAACAGGTGCGCGGTCTGTTCCTCTGGCAGAACGAACAGGCCGTGGTGGAGTACGGCGCGGTCAACCCCCTGAATTTTCTGAATCAGGTCGAGGCGCACGCCGACGAAATCAAGGCATATTACGAAAAGAACCAGGCGGCCTTTACGCAGCCCGCCAAGGCCGACTTCCAATACGTGACCTTTACTCCGGCGGCTCTGGCCCCGAATCAGACCGTCACGGAAGAGGAAATCCAGACGTATTACGATGAAGTGGGGCAGACCTTGATCAGCGAAAAACGCTATCAGTTCCGCCACTTGCTTCTGCCCATGGGACCGCAGCCCACGCAGGAGGACTTCAACGCCCTCCAGAAAAAAATGGAAGGCATCCAAAAGCGTTTGGAGCAGGGCGACGCGTTTCAGGATCTGGCCAAGGAATTCGCGCTTGCCGAAGATCCCGCACCCGGCCAAGCCATCTGGATGAAGCCCGCAGAAATGCCGCAGCCCGTAGCCAACGCCCTGACCGGGTTGGAAAACGGCGAAGTGAGTCAGCCCTTGGTCACCAAGGCCGGACTTCAGCTTGTGCAGCTGGTGGACAAAGAATTGCCCCGCCCCCTGACCCTGGAAGAGGCTCGTCCCATCATCCAAAAGCAGCTCGCCCAGGAAAAGGCCTCCAAGGTGCTTGGCGACAAGCTGGAGGAGACCATTTCCCAGATGAATCAGGGCGTGGAACTGGACCAGATTGCGGAAAATCTCAACCTTTCCATTGGTGAATCCGGCCCTCTGACCCGCGAGGAACTGGTGGCGGAATTCGGACTCAGCGATGAAGCCGCGGACACCCTCGTGACCCTCATGGACGGCACCACCACCAAGACGCCGCTGCGCCTCGGCAACGGCGGATATCTGGTGGCCCGCAAGACCGCGGAGCTGCCCGAGGTGGTCATGCCCATGGAACAGGTCAGTGAGCAGATTGCTGCGGACATCCGCCGTAAAAAGGCTGCGGAACTCGCCAAGGAAAAGGCCGAGGAAATTCTCGTGCAGGCCTCCAAGGGCCAGGAGCCGGACCTCGGGGTACTTTCCGTGTCCATGCATCGGAGTGAACCGTTCGTGCGCTCCGGTCAGCTTCAGGGCATTCAGGTGGATCCTGCGCTGACGAATGAGGCGTTTACAGTGCAGCCCGGAAACTGGTTGCCTTCCGTCTATACCTCGTCCGCGGGGTTCGTTGTGGCTCGTCTTGTGGAAAAGCTGCCTGCCTCTGAGGAGCTTTGGGAACAGCAGCGCGAAGGCTGGAAGGACGCGGCCCGTGAGATCTACCGGCGTGAAGTTTATCAGGCCATGGGCAATTCCCTGTTCGAACGGGCCAACAACCAAGGCGGCATCGAACTGATCCGTCCTGACCTGTTGAACTAA